The following nucleotide sequence is from Pseudonocardia abyssalis.
TGATTCGAAGCCGAGGGGCAGGTAGGTGTCCACGTTCTCCTTGGTGATCGTGGCCGAGGCCAGCGTGATCGACGTCGGGACCTCCTTCTCCACGAGGTCGCCCATGCCGCGGTTCTGCGCGACGAGCCGCGCCAGCGCCATCGCCGAGGAGGCCATGGTGGGGCTGTAGGTGACCGTCGCCTTGAGGACGGAGGTGTCGGCCTGGATCTCGCGCATCGCGTTGGCCGAGCCGGCGCCGCCGACCATGAAGAACTCGCTGCGCCCGGCCTGGGTGATCGCGGCGAGCACGCCGATGCCCTGGTCGTCGTCGTGGTTCCACAGGGCGTCGAGCTGCGGGGCGGCCTGCAGGAGGTTCGCCGCGACCCGCTGCCCGCCCTGCGCGGTGAAGTCCGCCGCCTGGCGCGGGCCCACGGCGAACCCGAACGACGCCAGCGCATCGGAGAAGCCCTGGCTGCGGGCCTGGGTCAGCGGGAGGTTGTCGATGCCGGCGATCTCGCCGATCACCGGGTTCGCGACGCCGGCGTCGCGCAGGCGGGTGCCGATGTAGGTGCCCGCGGAGACACCCATGCCGTAGTTGTCGCCGCCGATCCAGGTGCGGTAGGCCAGCGGCGAGTCGAAGATGCGGTCCAGGTTGATCACCGGGATGCCCGCGTCCATCGCGCGGCGGCCCAGCGAGGTGAGCTGGCTGCCGTCGTTGGGCAGGATGACCAGCGCGTCGACGCCCTGGTTGATCAGCGTCTCGACCGCGGCGATCTGCTGGGTGATGTCGTTGGTCGGGTTGACCGCCTCCAGCGTGACGTCGCTGTACTGGCCGGCCTGGGCCTGCGCGTTCGCGGCGATGGCGGCGATCCAGCCGTGGTCGGCGGCCGGGGCGGAGAAGCCGATGGTGACGGGCGTGCCGGGTTCGGCGTTGTCGCCCGCGGCGGCGGCGACGTTGGCGCCTCCGCCCGCGGCGGCCGGGGCGGCGTTGCTGGTGCAGGCGGCGGTGAGGGCGGCACCGACACCGAGGGCGCCGACGAGGAAACCGCGGCGCGCGAGACCGGACGAGTCAGACATGGTGGGCACTCCTGTGTGCGGGAAGGGATTCAGGGGGACGAGCGCTGCGCGCGGGTCTGGATCAGGACGGCGACCACGATGATCACGCCCTTGGCGATGTTCTGGACCTCGGTCGCCAGGTTGTTCAGCACGAACAGGTTGGTGATCGTCGTGAACACCAGCACGCCGAGGATCGAGCCGATCAGCGTGCCGCGGCCGCCCGTGAGGAGCGTGCCGCCGATGATCACCGCGGCGATGGCGTCGAGCTCGTAGAGGGTGCCGTGGGTGCTCGACCCGGTCGTCGTGAGCGAGGCGATCATGATCGCCGCGATGCCGCAGCAGAGCCCGGACAGGACGTAGAGCGCGATGGTGTGGCGCTTGACGTCGAGGCCGGCGAGGCGGGCCGCCTCGGGGTTGCCGCCGATGGCGAACGTGCGGCGACCGAACGTCGTGCGGTTGAGCAGCACCCAGCCCACCGCCACCACCGCGGCGAAGATGTAGACCAGCAGCGGGATGCCGAGCAGGCGGGTGGTGGCGATCCCGGCGATGACCGGGTCGACCACGATCTGGCTGCGCCGCGCGGAGATCCGTTCCGCGAGGCCCTGGGCCGTGATCAGCATCGCCAGCGTCACGATGAACGGGACGATGCGTCCGTAGGCGATGAGCAGCCCGTTGACCAGCCCCGCGCCCGCCCCGACCGCGAGCGCGCAGAAGATCATCACCCACGGGCCGTAGGACTGGGTCGCGACGGTGGTCGCCCACACCGACGCCAGCGCCATCACCTTGCCGACGGACAGGTCGATGCCGCCGCCGATGATCACGAACGTGACCCCGACGGTGATCACGCCGATGATCGACGCCGAGGTGAGGATCGTCAGCAGGTTCGAGGTCGTGGCGAAGGTGTCCGCGGTGGACACCCCGACCACGCACAGCAGCACGAGCACCGCGACCAGGCCGAGGTTGCGACCGGCCCCGCTGTCGAGCACCCGGGCCACCGCGGACGGGGCCCCCGCCACCCGCTCGACGGGCGGTGCGGCCATCTTCTGGTCAGGCATGTGCCGTCCCCTCCATCACCAGGTCCAGGACCCGGCCCTCGTCGAGCTCGTCGGCGGGCGCCTCGTGGACGACCGCGCCCTCGCGGACGACCAGCACCCGGTCGGCGAGGCCGAGCACCTCGGGCACCTCGCTGGACACCAGCACCACGGCCACACCGCTCGCGGCGAGCTGCCGGACCAGCGCATAGATCTCGCTGCGGGCGCCGACGTCGACGCCGCGGGTGGGCTCGTCGAGCAGCAGGACCGTGCAGCCGCGCAGCAGCCAGCGCGCGAGCACGACCTTCTGCTGGTTGCCGCCCGAGAGCGTCCGGACGACGCGCCGCGCGTCGGCGGGGCGCACGTCGAGCTGCTCGGTGACCTCCGTGGCGGCGCTCAGCTCGGCGTTCTCGCGCACGAACCCGCCGCGGGCGAAGCGGCCCATCGCGGGCAGCGTGACGTTGCGGTACACCGGCTCGCCGAGCAGCAGACCCTGGCTCTTGCGCTCCTCGGGGCACAGCCCGACCCCGGCCCGCACGGCCCCGGGCACCGAGCCGCGGCGCAGCGCCCGGCCGTTGACGCGGACGGTGCCGGCGCCGGCGCGGCGCGCGCCGTAGACCGTCTCGAGGATCTCCGAGCGCCCGGAGCCGACCAGCCCTGCCAGCCCCACGACCTCCCCGGCCCGCACGGTGAACGAGACGCCCGCGAACTCACCGGTGCGGGCGAGGCCGTCGACCTCCAGGACGGTGTCGCCCGGGGCCTCCCCGGTGCGCGGCGGGAACACGTGCTCGCTGGAGCGGCCGGTCATCAGACGGATGACCTCGGCGGTGGGGGTGGTGCGGGCGGGGAGGTCGCGCGCGACGGTCCGGCCGTCCTTGAGGACGGTCACGCGGTCGCCGATCTCGCGGATCTCGGCGAGCCGGTGGGAGATGTAGACGACGGCGACGCCCTCGGCGGTGAGCTCGCGGATGACCCGGAACAGGTTCTCGACCTCGTGCGGGTCGAGCACCGCCGACGGCTCGTCCATGA
It contains:
- a CDS encoding sugar ABC transporter ATP-binding protein; the encoded protein is MRGIVKDFPGVRALDGVDLDVAAGEVHCLLGQNGAGKSTLIKVLAGAHRPDAGELRWAGEPVSFGSPQAADAAGIATIHQELDLVPGLSVAENIVLGHEPARLGFTRPRDAEDIARALLRRLGHPEIPPRRELGRLPAAGQQVVSMARALARDARLIVMDEPSAVLDPHEVENLFRVIRELTAEGVAVVYISHRLAEIREIGDRVTVLKDGRTVARDLPARTTPTAEVIRLMTGRSSEHVFPPRTGEAPGDTVLEVDGLARTGEFAGVSFTVRAGEVVGLAGLVGSGRSEILETVYGARRAGAGTVRVNGRALRRGSVPGAVRAGVGLCPEERKSQGLLLGEPVYRNVTLPAMGRFARGGFVRENAELSAATEVTEQLDVRPADARRVVRTLSGGNQQKVVLARWLLRGCTVLLLDEPTRGVDVGARSEIYALVRQLAASGVAVVLVSSEVPEVLGLADRVLVVREGAVVHEAPADELDEGRVLDLVMEGTAHA
- a CDS encoding substrate-binding domain-containing protein yields the protein MSDSSGLARRGFLVGALGVGAALTAACTSNAAPAAAGGGANVAAAAGDNAEPGTPVTIGFSAPAADHGWIAAIAANAQAQAGQYSDVTLEAVNPTNDITQQIAAVETLINQGVDALVILPNDGSQLTSLGRRAMDAGIPVINLDRIFDSPLAYRTWIGGDNYGMGVSAGTYIGTRLRDAGVANPVIGEIAGIDNLPLTQARSQGFSDALASFGFAVGPRQAADFTAQGGQRVAANLLQAAPQLDALWNHDDDQGIGVLAAITQAGRSEFFMVGGAGSANAMREIQADTSVLKATVTYSPTMASSAMALARLVAQNRGMGDLVEKEVPTSITLASATITKENVDTYLPLGFES
- a CDS encoding ABC transporter permease, whose product is MPDQKMAAPPVERVAGAPSAVARVLDSGAGRNLGLVAVLVLLCVVGVSTADTFATTSNLLTILTSASIIGVITVGVTFVIIGGGIDLSVGKVMALASVWATTVATQSYGPWVMIFCALAVGAGAGLVNGLLIAYGRIVPFIVTLAMLITAQGLAERISARRSQIVVDPVIAGIATTRLLGIPLLVYIFAAVVAVGWVLLNRTTFGRRTFAIGGNPEAARLAGLDVKRHTIALYVLSGLCCGIAAIMIASLTTTGSSTHGTLYELDAIAAVIIGGTLLTGGRGTLIGSILGVLVFTTITNLFVLNNLATEVQNIAKGVIIVVAVLIQTRAQRSSP